A genomic region of Gadus macrocephalus chromosome 5, ASM3116895v1 contains the following coding sequences:
- the LOC132457652 gene encoding LOW QUALITY PROTEIN: protein odd-skipped-related 1-like (The sequence of the model RefSeq protein was modified relative to this genomic sequence to represent the inferred CDS: inserted 1 base in 1 codon), translating to LQQLWAARRSPAPVPLHPSLAQLANYSLLQSSTAGLHLPAAADHFPGLYNFSALHAIHLHQXTLGYPPLGLPRCAIAKLPAHFSAAMASTAIPIFPHLLQPKQEPGTTTGPRGSKSKPRFDFANLAAAATQEDPLKAEDLSVAGAAAAAAALQNAPLKRSSAGAAAGLGCLLDVAKLTSSSSPERKPPRGRLPSKTKKEFVCKFCGRHFTKSYNLLIHERTHTDERPYTCDICHKAFRRQDHLRDHRYIHSKEKPFKCQECGKGFCQSRTLAVHKTLHMQVKELKPAKIK from the exons CTGCAGCAGCTATGGGCAGCAAGACGCTCCCCGGCTCCGGTCCCCCTACACCCCTCCCTGGCCCAGCTGGCCAACTACTCTCTGCTGCAGAGCTCCACCGCGGGCCTCCACctgcccgccgccgccgaccaCTTCCCGGGCCTCTACAACTTCAGCGCCCTGCACgccatccacctccacc tgACGCTGGGCTACCCCCCGCTGGGCCTGCCGCGCTGCGCCATCGCCAAGCTGCCCGCCCACTTCTCCGCCGCCATGGCCTCCACCGCCATCCCCATCTTCCCCCACCTGCTGCAGCCCAAGCAGGAGCCGGGGACGACCACCGGCCCGCGCGGCTCCAAGAGCAAGCCCCGCTTTGACTTTGCCAacctggccgccgccgccacccagGAGGACCCGCTGAAGGCTGAGGACCTGAGTGTggccggggcggcggcggcggcggcggcgctgcaGAACGCGCCCCTGAAGCGGTCCTCCGCGGGGGCGGCGGCCGGGCTGGGCTGCCTGCTGGACGTGGCCAAGCTGACGTCGTCGTCCTCGCCCGAGCGCAAGCCGCCCCGCGGCCGCCTGCCCTCCAAGACCAAGAAGGAGTTTGTGTGCAAGTTCTGCGGCCGGCATTTCACCAAGTCCTACAACCTGCTGATCCACGAGCGCACGCACACGGACGAGAGGCCCTACACCTGCGACATCTGCCACAAGGCCTTCCGGAGGCAGGACCACCTCCGAGATCACCG GTACATTCACTCCAAAGAGAAGCCGTTCAAATGCCAGGAGTGCGGCAAAGGATTCTGCCAGTCAAGGACTCTGGCCGTGCACAAGACGCTGCACATGCAAGTCAAGGAACTAAAGCCGGCCAAGATCAAGTGA